cttgggattctttctttctctctgtgtccctcccctactcttgcctgtgctctctctctcaaaataaataactgcttTTAAGTTGATGTTTCTGACCTAGGTTGAAGCCTCTCAATGACAAGAAAGCATCTAGTTAATTTTATATAGTGCTGAGGACACTAAACAAAGGCAGGTGTTTAATGGCCCACGATGGGCATGGTGATCATGATGGTAAAGCTGTAATAAGCATCCACATCTCCAAGTGCCTTATTCCTCCCAATATCACTGGGTCAAAGAATGCTGAAAATGTTTAATCTAAAACTGTGCTAATTGAATTGTAAAGAAAATCAGAGACTATCTTAATGAGAAAACTTCTGCAAAGTCATCTGTAACATGGTAATGTCTTGTTATTGCAGTTTGAGGGAGAGAAACATGAAAATCCCAGCTGAAAACAACCACTCTGACCCTGTCAGTGAATTCATTCTTCTTGGCTTCCCTTGCACCTGGGAGGTCCAGATCCTCCTCTTCTCAATCTTCTTTGTGATCTATGTCCTGACATTAATGGGAAATCTGTGTATCATCTATGCAGTGTGGTGGAATGACCATCTCCACACTCCCATGTACATCCTACTGGCCAATTTTTCCTTCCTGGAGATCTGGTATGTCACTTCTACTGTCCCTAATATGCTGGCCAACTTTCTCTCTGAGACCAATTCCATCTCCTTCTATGGCTGCTTCATCCAGTTCTACTTCTTCTTCTCCATGGGCACCACTGAGACCTTCTTCTTGTCTGCCATGGCCTTTGACAGGTACCTTGCTATCTGCAGGCCCCTGCATTACCCCGCTGTCATGACAGTTCAGCGCTGCATCAGAATAggagctgggtgctgggtgtgtggcttctcttgttttctcctcCCAGTTTACCTCATCTCCCAGCTTCCTTTTTGTGGTCCCAATACAATTGATCATTTTTTATGTGATCCAGGACCCCTTATGAATCTGTCTTGTGTGGCAGCTCCTGCCACTGAGATCATCTGTGCCATCTTTAA
This region of Lynx canadensis isolate LIC74 chromosome B3, mLynCan4.pri.v2, whole genome shotgun sequence genomic DNA includes:
- the LOC115517031 gene encoding olfactory receptor 11H6-like, producing MKIPAENNHSDPVSEFILLGFPCTWEVQILLFSIFFVIYVLTLMGNLCIIYAVWWNDHLHTPMYILLANFSFLEIWYVTSTVPNMLANFLSETNSISFYGCFIQFYFFFSMGTTETFFLSAMAFDRYLAICRPLHYPAVMTVQRCIRIGAGCWVCGFSCFLLPVYLISQLPFCGPNTIDHFLCDPGPLMNLSCVAAPATEIICAIFNSVLIFSTFLFITSSYTLVIRAVLRVPSAEGRHKAFSTCGSHLAVVSLFYGSIMVMYVSPTAGNPAGIQKIVTLFYSVMTPLFNPLIYSLRNKEMKQALTKLFRIMRPGQRQPLKN